A region of Nostoc sp. 'Peltigera membranacea cyanobiont' N6 DNA encodes the following proteins:
- a CDS encoding glycosyltransferase, which yields MKYSVAVPGDGKMVFVESKGLFFIADFPSVQVDKDFSQTLVQIPPSPDCEVCVIVPVRNEAQTLAATLTALIHQVDLEGQLLDPRRYEIILLANNCSDDSAAIARSFAEQNPHIALHVVEKSLSDAEAYIGRVRQILMDEAYRRLCSLGRTRGVIASTDGDSQVSPTWIAANLYEINCGADAVGGRIVVERTGLDDLDPYARACHLREVGYRYLITELETYLDPDPYDNFPRHYQHYGASLAVTAEMYALAGGLPAVRTPEDVAFYRALVRVNARFRHSPLVRVVTSARQIGRTNVGLANQLSEWIEMGRQQQPFVVEPAAAIETRFVARRQLRVMWWYVLNGYQSDYPRVASLAEMLGISAQWLVQKLTQPYTFGQLFEEVEERQQSEGTWASRWKLVEIQQAIGDLRLRLESLRLSWSKLQGNNLTPNDLEPDKEQYSVGSLPNTEGSASPIGKRY from the coding sequence ATGAAATACTCTGTCGCTGTTCCTGGAGATGGGAAAATGGTTTTTGTGGAAAGTAAGGGCTTGTTCTTCATTGCTGACTTTCCATCTGTACAAGTCGATAAAGACTTTTCTCAAACTTTAGTTCAAATACCACCATCACCAGATTGTGAAGTTTGTGTAATTGTTCCAGTTCGCAATGAAGCTCAGACATTAGCAGCAACCCTTACTGCTCTGATACATCAGGTTGATTTAGAAGGACAGCTTTTAGATCCTAGACGTTACGAAATAATTTTGTTGGCAAATAATTGTAGCGATGATTCAGCAGCTATAGCTCGAAGTTTTGCTGAACAAAATCCACATATAGCACTGCATGTAGTTGAAAAAAGTCTGTCTGATGCGGAAGCCTATATTGGTCGAGTGCGTCAGATTTTGATGGATGAAGCATATCGCCGTTTGTGTAGCTTAGGACGCACAAGGGGAGTAATTGCTTCAACTGATGGAGACTCCCAGGTAAGCCCAACTTGGATTGCTGCCAATCTATACGAAATTAACTGTGGTGCGGATGCTGTAGGTGGGCGAATTGTTGTTGAGCGCACCGGTCTTGACGATCTAGACCCTTACGCCAGAGCTTGCCATCTGCGTGAAGTAGGCTACCGCTATTTAATTACCGAATTAGAAACTTATCTCGATCCCGACCCCTATGACAACTTTCCCCGTCACTATCAACACTATGGAGCAAGTTTGGCAGTTACAGCAGAAATGTATGCACTTGCAGGAGGCTTACCAGCAGTGCGGACTCCTGAAGATGTAGCTTTTTACCGTGCTTTGGTACGGGTAAATGCCCGGTTTCGCCACAGTCCCCTAGTGCGGGTAGTAACTTCGGCGAGGCAAATCGGACGGACAAATGTTGGTTTAGCAAATCAGTTGAGTGAATGGATAGAAATGGGACGACAGCAGCAACCATTTGTAGTTGAGCCAGCAGCAGCTATTGAAACTCGTTTTGTTGCACGCCGCCAATTACGAGTGATGTGGTGGTACGTTCTTAATGGCTATCAATCAGATTATCCTCGCGTTGCGTCCTTGGCAGAAATGCTGGGAATTTCAGCCCAATGGCTTGTGCAGAAATTGACCCAACCTTATACTTTTGGTCAATTGTTTGAAGAAGTCGAAGAACGCCAGCAGTCAGAAGGAACTTGGGCTTCGCGCTGGAAACTCGTGGAAATCCAACAAGCAATTGGAGATTTGCGCTTGCGTCTTGAGAGTTTGCGGCTCAGTTGGAGTAAACTCCAAGGTAATAATTTGACTCCGAATGATTTAGAACCAGATAAAGAGCAGTACTCTGTGGGAAGCTTACCCAACACTGAGGGTAGCGCGTCACCAATAGGGAAGCGTTACTAG